From the genome of Tenrec ecaudatus isolate mTenEca1 chromosome 1, mTenEca1.hap1, whole genome shotgun sequence:
aggcctggataggacagaggctgtacactggtacatatgagggctggaggtacagggaatccagggtgggtgataccttcaggaccaagggtgtgacggactaagctgggagagtggagggtgagtgggttggaaaggggggaagggagactccggatagggcaagatatgacaaaataacaaggtataaattaccaagggcacatgagggaggggggaaaggggagggaggggaaaaaaaaaaagaggacctgatgcgaggggcttaagtggagagcaaatgccttgagaatgatcggggcagggaatgtatggatgtgctttatacaattgatgtatgtatatgtatggatggtgataagagttgtatgagtccctaataaaatgtaaaaaaagagaaaaaaatgattagggcaaagactgtacagatgtgctttatacaattgatgtatgtatatgtatgaactgtgataagaattgtatgagccccaataaattgttaaaaaaaagaaaagaaaatattaacagcaacaaataaaaaaagaaaagttggaatccgaaaaaaaaaaaaagaaagtaagagtAAACAGAAATATAGGGCTGTCGCATATAGTACAGTTCATTTGAGGTCATGACTTTAAACAGAAGTTTTATCAGCACCTTCAGTTGCACAAGTGCAAGGGCAGAGGTGGTAGAGGTCAACCACAATGGAGTATGGCCAGGCAACAAAGGGTAAGGCAATCAACATGTGCAGCCAAGATTGATTTTTAACAATGGACCACAGACTCTAACCCAGGTGATGAAGTACACTGGGAGGTGAAAAATAAGTCAGATCAACAAGTTGACCAACTGTATACATCTACATATCTGACACCACCATCTAGACTGAGGTCCTCCAAAATGGGGACAGTGTCTTCTCATTCTGAGTACTTCAGCACAGAAACATGTTGGATGGATGGGATATTTGGCTAGCATTTAAGGGAAATTCCCAGCCCCACATCTTGTGATATACAAATTTACTATGTCCTCCCTGCTCTTTAAGAGTTCAAGGAAAGTTTCAATGCTTTTATCAAAACTTATGATGGCAAGTAAAAATGCATTTAACACATAATTCCTGAGCTGAGGTCATACCAAACCCAATGATGCAtacaccattaaaaaaaaaatccagatagTACCTGTACTGACATTTCCCTTCTCCACATCCCCTCAGATGCCTTTAAGGCCCATAGAGGGGTGGTGGAAGAAAAAAGAGACATATCAATGCGAggccagggcactaatccactcaaggagaggatattgtttatatctccacaggaaagggagagcagaCCTCACCCAGGTGCACCAATCCCTGAGGGCGATgctcctgctctgagcagcccactcagagaggactgcagggtcAGAATCAGCCTGGGACATTATGTCCCCTACCTAGATGACAGCGCTGCaaaggacagccctgaagatagTTCAGGGAGAGTAGCCAGTCTGACCCACTCACATggaggcaaaccaagaggggagtgcaacagatcggcaatgggagcaaagccagtccctgaggaatcccgatCATAGCATTTGGCATCTCATCTGTTCTGGTTGGAAGTTACTCATAAGGGAActatactgaaagcctaaaggtattAACATTGGTGAGGTGGGGGTGCACCagaccactccatccctgactgcagaaaAGATCAATGAGGACTTGTAGGATGCAAACTTTTCAGACATGAATGTTGAGAATAGGGCACACATGCTGCTAGGTAAGTGGGACCGgggatatggaaccctgaaagaaaatgGGATAGTCAGGCTGATGGGAGTTTATCAACTGTGAGCCAGGATATGTTAGACTTGAAACTTCATACTCATTTTAATTGGTGTccatctatacaagataggcaagAATGGGCAATTCCAAGGAGACACAGCAATAGGAGGCAAGGGAAGGGAGACGGAGGAAGGAGGTGAGCACTGAGCCAACAGGGACGGGTAATAacaagggttctaaaattgatcgtgAGGTTATAGCATTCCTGGTCCTGTCTGATCAATCAAAATGCATCCAAGAGGAATTAAGAGTTGAACAATGGCTAAGCAtgagagtggggcaggagggaaaaacaggaaaagtaaaaattatatatagaagtataaacagatatgcacacatatgtaaatacatgagTATATTTATACATggtatatatgtaaacacaaagtaacagacagaccttgggcctccacttaaatcttacctcagtactgtTTGTTCTAATGTGTTGTACAATACTTATCTTCCTGACATGAccgcagaagacaaaatgggtgcctaagcaaatgtggtgaagaaaactgatggtgcctggctatttaatatctggggtcctaaaggcttaaagtggccatctaacagggtagcaacaaagcccacatgaaagcagaacaccagtctctgtgatcatgaggtgttaacagGAAAAGGGTATCAGTTCACAATCAATCCAATAGATGTGAAGGggcgtggacaaagtggagatccAAATCCCACCTCCAAGACAATTGGACAATACCTCATAGAAGGGCCACACAAAAGGGATGAtagtttagcactgatgaaacacggaactattctctagttctttaatatttcctccccttactattagggTTTGTTTTACTCCATTAGATCTTGTTAGACCTGGGTAGATTTATTTGTATTATTGATTGTTCATGCAAGAAGCCAAGACAGATACccgtaacccttcagaaacagtaacagcagTAATGAGTCCGAGGATATGGGGAGGAGGCAGGGTTAGAGGAGGGGGCTAATAGCAAAGATGATTgcataaccccactcgaggggagtcaataacagaattgtaggtgaatggtttTATTGGATGGAGTAAAATATGGCcccaaaaaaacatttaaaagaaaaataaaatatattaacaaTAAGGCtccctgggggtagggtggggataaaggggagctgatatcaaggaggttCAAGTGACTGTTTGAAAACGGTGGTAGCAACTTAACAATTATGCTTGACCTAAGTGCATTATGGATTTATTAACTGCACAAGCTccgttaaaaaattaaatttaaaaattgtgatggaaatttttttttttaattgtgatggAAACAAATCCTTCGGAATGGGACAGGATGCTAAATCCCTACTATGTGTCCATAAGCCAAACCAGGAAATATACCAGATGTAGCCCTAACTGCATTAAGTTTGCCCAAATTTAACACCTGGGCACCATAAAATCTTTGAACTCCCAATTTCATTTTCACCTCACTTGAAGTAAGCTGATAACTGAAAACATGCAAGCTTCCCCAGCAGACAAgaatcaacaaatgcacaaagagcatgtaaaatatgttttattgttCTTTAAAAGGGCTCAGGGGGTTGGTTTGAAATCAGGCTGCATACCTCCTTATCAgtctgacatctctctctctcaccgtaTCAAACTGGCTTTAGCTAGCAATACTTCATGAAAtccagaaggaagaaaaaaaaggtcTAATTCTGAGGGGGAAAAATCCAGTTCTGAGAACAATTAACATCAGTCTGCAATCTCAAACAGAATAAGGGCTTAATAGTTCATGTTGCCTTATACACCCGTCTCCTCACACAGATCCAGGAATGTAATTTTCCTAACTCAGGCAGGCACTGATACTGACTGGACACTGCGCGCACacccgcacatacacacacaccctccccccaaatCACAAAACTCACAGCGTTGTCAATGGGAAATGGTTTGCTGTGGTATTGATCAAAACCCTGGGAGTCAGCAGACAGGCAATCTGAGCTTAGAGGGGAAGTTGTTTTGATCTTTAGCCTACGATAAAGGAGTTTACCATCGTGTCTAGAAGTAAAAGCATTTTGGGACAGTACCATCATTTTCATTTGAAAAACCTAGAAACAATTTCAAAaagcattgttttgttttgctttctgggATGAAGAGAAGAAAATCTGCATGTTTGCATTtagttaaaaaccaaaaaaactccGGCAATGGAAAATAGGCAGTTCATGTAGCTGGCCAACATCTGAGGTATCATCAGTGTGAGACACGGTCCTGGTCCATCCCTACTGGCCTTGCCTGATCCGAAAACCATGGAAGTTTATGGCTCTGCACAGCAAATTCCAGCAGGACAAGACGACCCCAAAGCTGTATTCAGAGCCTTCGAAGCAGAGCACTACTCTCTATGTACTATTTAGGTGAAAGAGCCTAAGAGCCCCTGATGGTGCCCCTCATCTTGTGTTGTCAGTGCAGCCTGGCCACACCTGCCCCGACAAAGGGGCAGAAACAGCTTGTCTAGATGAGCACACTGAACAAGCAAAGGATCTGTACAAACACGACTACCCCACTGCACAAACAATACAGTCTCCTCTTTGTTACTCTGTGAATtgctctctgtttctcttctACCCTGTATGGCCTATGGACACATACTCACTAGGCATTGTTGGTTTTAaaccagtgatttttttttcttaatctcaAAAAGAACCTAGTAAGAAAATAACAAGGCAATCAGTGGTTAAAACTGAACTGTACATATAAGGGGCAGTTGGGAAAATACCCATCACAGGTATTTCTCACGTCTAAAATATTGAGTCTTTGCTCCTCCTCCTTTGACCATTTTCTGAAAAGTCTGAGTATAACTCGGTCTGAAATTAACATTTCGAACTACCAGGATTCTCTAGTGACTTCGTTGACCAGCAGACCCAAGCCAAGCTACCACAGTACTGCGCAGTGCACACTGAGGGCTGGCTCTGCCCAGGTCCTCCATCAGCGATCCCCGGAGTCCTCCTCAGAAAACAAAGGTTGCCAAGTCACCCACTTAGCTTTGTTGGTTGGAAAAGGGAAGAATTCATTTCTCTCAGCTAAGTTTTTGAGAAGAGAGATTCCTCTCTTACAATTCTACTTCCCCACTAATTTACCAAATCCAAAACCAAGGGGCTTTCAGCTACTTTGACTAGCATTGGATTATTTCAGAAAGAAACTAACACAAATACCCTTATCATCAGTACAGACTAAAAACCACCTGGATCATATAATATGTAAATCACTGCTTCTTTTTctcgcccccccaccccgccccacaccccaagcccccccccccttttttggtgtttttgttttgttgttttctgtaagCGCCCAGGTGGGCATAAGGCTGCCAGACTGCATGCACATCTACAACCACGAGGCCTTCTCCTATTCCATCTACAACCTGtatcagggagggaggaagaagaaaagaggGGGTGAACTATACCCTCCCCTCCAAAaattaaaggaagaaaaaagaaaagacagccGACTGCAGGGAGAGCGATGTGCCTAGCACAATGGAAGCATGTGCCCCCCAACAGAGGGTCTATCCAGGCTAATCTTTGCTGGTTTTCCTTAAGAGACCTACATTGTAAAGGTTGggggggaaaattttttttaataattcaatCCTGGCAGGaattcaaactgcaacattagcAAGCTCATCCTTCACCAAATTAATccccttttcctttctctttttcttttcttacacatTTTATTCACGTTATAGAgggatttcatttttgtttgtgatCCAATCATCAGGAGTGGTTGAGGAGAACTGAATCCATCACTACTTCAATGACACAGTTAAGATTCCAGATTCACATTTCCAGGTACCAAGAGTTCCCTCCCTCTAAATGCCACAATCAAGCCAGCCTTTGTTGACATCTCTTTCTACTGAACACAGCAATGCCCATTGGTGTCTTTGAAGCGCAATCGCATCTTCGGTCGGTATTTCTCCAGGTAAAGCAGCTGTTTGGAATTGAACGCTCCCCTTCTCTTTCTGAAAATACAAGAATGGCCTGCGTCACTACAATGCAGTATTTTTAGGACCCAAGGCTTTTCCAACTTCACCACACACAGCTGGAAACCAGCATACCTCCCATACCACACTATTTCTTCAAGTCAAATAGCTCATTTGAGGCATCAATTTTTCTGAGCCTTCTGAGAAATCTGTTTTACTTTCACTAGAGTCTATTAACAGTTTAATAAAGTTAAGAATAGTTTGTCCTTAGATATATATTCTCTTCCAAGATCATTACTAAATTCTCCAGATTAGAACCGGCAGCAGAGTATGTGGGATGTTGAAGAAAACAGCATGAAGTGGAAAAGGTGTGCTCAGGATGTATAGATAACTCTCTAAAATACGTCGCTGCTCCCAGAGCTGCTATCATTTGATGCCTTCTGCCACAAATaacctttttaaaaaggaatgagagggaaagGGCAAGGTAATGATTGCCAAAGAATTCTGCACAACAAAATAACATGTCCCGTTACTCCAGACTGATGCCAAGATTCCGTGTGGATAGCATCATCTTGATTTTGCGCCAGAAAAGGTCATTGTGGAGTCCTCTGTGATTAGTTGCTCCTCTGTCGATTTTTCCATGCCCCTTAGTCACAGGATCTAAGAATTACACTCATGAAAAGGAACCCAAGAGCAACAAGACCCTAATATCTAgatcaggcatcctcaaactatggcccgtgggccacatgcggcccgttgaggacatttatccggcccaccgggtgtttttgccccatttttttacttcaaaataagatatgtgtagtgcgcataggaatttgttcatagttggattttttttttaaaactatagttcggctctccaacgggtctgagggacagggaactggccccccgtttaaaaagtctgaggacccctgattCACTTTCAAGATCCCTAGATTCTCAAATGATACACAAGACAGGTTCTATAATTTCCAAATTCGCCACTAACATGAGAAAATCTATAAAGCTGGGAGCCTATAGAAAAATCTAAGTCTCTTTacatttgctttgctttttaaatcTTCAATGTTCTAAGCCAAAAATGGAAAATTATCTTATTCTACAACTGGATGCTTTCCAAAACTCCTCCTGTTTGATCTTACAATAGGTTTTGTGTTTCTGGGCATAACATTCCATACTCACTGTCTTATAAACTGAACTGCATCTTCATACTTCATTCCACATTCAATCAGAGCAAGTGCAACCAGCACAGGTGCCCTGCGGAGAAAAATCCACTTGTAACTATCCACAAATCATCAGaattaaaagatttttaaaaaaacaccctaGATTACATATTATCAGAGCAAAACTAAGCGTTGGGCCTCTTTCCTAAAACATCTGATTTTCTACAGTATAATAACTCTACCATTATTCTCTATTCTTAGTAAAGCAGTAAACCCTAACACCATTATTTAGAGATCTTTACTCTTTAAAATGTCGCCACATTAACTCTAAATTTTCTCATTATCATGTCAATCAAAAATTCTTCTCTGAACTCTTACCTATCAGCACAGTAAAATAAATAACCAAATTCATTACCTCAAACACCTCAATATTTTCACCCcaaattaattttaatatcaTTTCTTCATTAGACACTTAAAAATGCTAAACTTCTACAACAAAATCCTTTTGGTGAATTAGGAAAGGGACAGAGAATTCATTCCAGGCAGTTTGCTCTCTCTGTCTAGCTATCTATGTATTATTCTAACAAAGGAACAAGTTAgtatatttgtttgcttttttttttcctttttttttttttctttttggagttTGCTTATTTTTTAAGTACATTACAGGGCACCAGCTTTGGACCACCTAAGACAGCTTATGTTAAGTTACATTACCCTCAGCCTTCAGAAAAACAGCAAACAAGAGCGCTCAGCAGAGCTAACAGTCTGAGTCACCACTACCTAAAGGCAGCCAGCAGCCTGCGCTAACGTTTGAGTCAAGTGCACatcttaaattggcattttatctgCTGCGCTGCTGCTGAGTGTTTCAACACCAATCCAAGTAATGCTACAGAAAAAGGGTTTTACCACCAAGGTCAATTCTCATTCTTCACTGATCTCCTTTCTGAGAGGGTAAAGGTCACCCATCCGCTCTCTACCTAATAACTTCCCAATCATCTCAGTTCAAGAATAAACCGTGTATAGATTCTTCTTCCAATTCTAAAATAGCTTTAATTTTGTTGCCCATTTCAAAGACCTGAACCTTTGATGACTTGATAGGAGGGGGGGGAGCATACTGAAATAAAACTCTATTTTTAGCTCAAAGATAAGATAATTACATCAGCTTCTTCAAAGCGACTGCTGAACCATCACCTAAACCTATGATGGCATCAGAATCAGACAGCCAGAGACCTCCAAAAAACAATCCATCTTGGGGAATCATTACAGTCGTTTTTTATTCATTTCCTTTCCTTTCAGGCAATTTACTATTTAGTCTTAGAAATGCCAACGTTCAGCTGACTTCCATAAGGCATAATAATGAATTCAGAGACAAAAGGGTAAGAACTTACCGTCCTAATCCTGCAACACAATGCACTGCGACACAGCAACCTGGCTCTTCACGAAATTTGGTTTTTAAGAGGTTGAACCAATCGTCTACTATCTGATTAGGGGGTGGAGCTCCATCATCAAATGGCCAATCCTGGAACGAAAAGGCCTTTGGCATTAAATCAGTATTTTTCTATAAGACTGCCATCCTGATGCACGATGAACCGCACGTAGTACACAGGCAGACCTTTCAGAATTAACTGTACAATTACTGCATATTCTTAAAAACAGTTCTGGTTGCTAAACAGTTCTGGTTGCTACTGAAAAGGAGTCGAAGACCTAAATTCAAGTTTGCCAAATAAATTCATCTTCTCAATGAAATACAGTCTCATAAGCATCTAATTTTACTGTATATGAACCTCTTTGATCAGAGTGATAAGAAGCTAGAGGTCTCTCAAATATCATATGTAATACAAAAGTAATTCCACATAATAGAGAACACTAATTAAAGCCAAGACAGAGGATACAACAAATATAATTTTGGTTTTAAAGTCGACTCTCACAAAGACTATCT
Proteins encoded in this window:
- the PTP4A2 gene encoding protein tyrosine phosphatase type IVA 2 isoform X1; amino-acid sequence: MNRPAPVEISYENMRFLITHNPTNATLNKFTEELKKYGVTTLVRVCDATYDKAPVEKEGVHVLAFSFQDWPFDDGAPPPNQIVDDWFNLLKTKFREEPGCCVAVHCVAGLGRAPVLVALALIECGMKYEDAVQFIRQKRRGAFNSKQLLYLEKYRPKMRLRFKDTNGHCCVQ
- the PTP4A2 gene encoding protein tyrosine phosphatase type IVA 2 isoform X2 — encoded protein: MNRPAPVEISYENMRFLITHNPTNATLNKFTEELKKYGVTTLVRVCDATYDKAPVEKEGVHVLDWPFDDGAPPPNQIVDDWFNLLKTKFREEPGCCVAVHCVAGLGRAPVLVALALIECGMKYEDAVQFIRQKRRGAFNSKQLLYLEKYRPKMRLRFKDTNGHCCVQ